The Microbacterium amylolyticum genome includes the window GAATTACTTGACCGTGACCGAGGCGCCAGCGGCCTCGAGCTTCTCCTTGGCGTCGTTCGCAGCGTCCTTAGCAACGCCCTCGAGGACAGCCTTGGGGGCGCCGTCAACGAGGCCCTTTGCTTCGCCGAGACCGAGCGAGGTGAGCTCGCGGACAGCCTTGATGACCTGGATCTTCTTGTCGCCGGCACCCTCGAGGATGACGTCGAACTCGCTCTGCTCCTCGGCAGCCTCAGCTGCAGCGGCGGGTGCGCCAGCAACTGCGACAGCGGCGGGGGCAGCAGCCGTAACGTCGAACTTCTCCTCGAATGCCTTCACGAACTCGCTGAGCTCGATGAGCGTGAGCTCCTCGAACGCGCTGAGCAGCTCTTCGGTGCTGAGCTTCGCCATGATGTATCTCCTGTTTGTGTGAGAGGTATGTAGGTAAGTGGGGTGTGTGAACGTCGGCCGTTAGGCCGCGTTCTCCTGCTTCTCGCGCAGTGCCTCGACCGTGCGAACGGTCTTCGAGGGCAGCGCCTGGAAGACGGCTGCGGCCTTCGACATCGAGGCCTTCATCATGCCGGCGACCTTGGAGAGGAGAACCTCACGGCTCTCGAGGTCGGCAAGCTTGTTGACTTCCTCAGCCGAGAGCGGGGCACCATCGAAGTACCCGCCCTTGATCACGAGAAGAGGGTGTGCCTTGGCGAAGGTACGCAGACCCTTGGCAACAGCGACGGGGTCGCCGTGCACAAAAGCAACCGCCGAGGGACCCTTGAGGTCCTCGTCGAATGCTGCGATTCCCGCGTTGTTCGCGGCAATCTTGGTCAGCGTGTTCTTCACCACGGCGTATTCCGCGTCCTGACGAATGCTGTCGCGGAGCTCCTTGAGCTCAGCAACCGTCAGACCGCGGTACTCGGTGAGCAGAACGGCGGTCGAGCTCTCGAACTTGCCTTCGAGCTCGGCGACCGATGCTTCCTTCAGCGCCATGGCCACTCCTTGTAACGTACGAGGCGCCCCACGGTGGTGAGGTGCCAGCCGGATCCCGCCCTACACACAAAAAAGCTCCGGCGCGAGGCGCACGGAGCTCGATTCCCGAAACGGGAAAGATTCAGTACACCTGCGCGGGCCCCTGCATGAGCAGTGCTTCGATCGATCTGTGCTGGGCACATCACGACGACCGGCGGTCTTCGGCTTCGTCCAATATAGGACACTTCCGCTCGGACAACTAATCGGCCCGGCAAATCCCCAGGGAAGCACGCGTGGGCGGCCTCCCGATTCCCTAACGAAGGAAAAACCGTGCCGTGCGCGCCGAATTCGCCACGCAGAAGGCCAGTCAGCGCGTTTCTTCCTTCGTTCGGCATCGGCGGCCACCCTGCTCAGGCGGGCCCGCGGCGTCGAACGCGGATCAGCGGTCCGGGGCCGAACACACGAAAGACCAGCGCGGTGGCTGGTGTTTAGGCCGGCTCCGCCATGCTGAGCACGAGCTTTCCACGTGTGTGTCCCTCCTCGAGAACCGCGTGGGCCCGCCGCGCGTCGGCGAGAGGGAACACCTGAGAGACGTTGATTCGCACGTTCCCCTCCGCGAGCAGACGTCCGATGGTCGCGAGCGTCTGCCCGTCGGGGATGACCTTCATGCTGGTGGCCCGGACGCGCGCCTCGGCCGCTTCGGCCGCATACTCGGGCCAGGATCCCGTCGGCACCTGAACGAGAAGACCGCCCTGACGCAACACCTGCAGCGACCGTGAGCCGGTGCGCTCCGTGACGTTTCCGACGAGGTCGATCACGATGTCGACGGTGCCAATGAC containing:
- the rplL gene encoding 50S ribosomal protein L7/L12, which produces MAKLSTEELLSAFEELTLIELSEFVKAFEEKFDVTAAAPAAVAVAGAPAAAAEAAEEQSEFDVILEGAGDKKIQVIKAVRELTSLGLGEAKGLVDGAPKAVLEGVAKDAANDAKEKLEAAGASVTVK
- the rplJ gene encoding 50S ribosomal protein L10, whose product is MALKEASVAELEGKFESSTAVLLTEYRGLTVAELKELRDSIRQDAEYAVVKNTLTKIAANNAGIAAFDEDLKGPSAVAFVHGDPVAVAKGLRTFAKAHPLLVIKGGYFDGAPLSAEEVNKLADLESREVLLSKVAGMMKASMSKAAAVFQALPSKTVRTVEALREKQENAA